In Gemmatimonadota bacterium, the following are encoded in one genomic region:
- a CDS encoding GNAT family N-acetyltransferase, translated as MSGRFRSWLDPDPERLSRLSALEAENPLLTPGYAEARRRIGERVVLLVLEDGDAWSAGALGFLRGRGGGLLEIPCSPGVPADSPFWSGLADFVRAQRVRAVELASFASTSVDLPQWPDRLRTTPRTEWVLDLAEGAGAADLSTGHRRNARKAVAAGVEMVVRPGAEGLDAHLGCFESSMDRRAQRGETVPSDLGDELLRGWLETGAAELVQAVREGQVLSSILALRSPAGAYYQSSGTTEEGRELGASPFLVAAFAERLAGEGVTRFNLGGAHDDNPGLQRFKRGFGARAVPLESGRFSTASGGLHKLWELGRRARAAFRARRAGR; from the coding sequence TTGAGCGGGCGCTTCCGCTCCTGGTTGGATCCGGATCCGGAGCGCCTCTCCCGCCTGAGCGCGCTCGAGGCCGAGAATCCGCTCCTCACGCCCGGCTACGCCGAGGCGCGCCGACGCATCGGCGAGCGGGTGGTCCTGCTGGTTCTGGAAGACGGGGACGCCTGGAGCGCAGGCGCCCTGGGCTTCCTGCGCGGACGGGGCGGGGGCCTGCTCGAGATCCCGTGCTCGCCGGGCGTGCCCGCCGACAGCCCCTTCTGGAGCGGTCTGGCGGACTTCGTCCGCGCGCAGCGCGTGCGCGCGGTGGAGCTGGCCTCCTTCGCGTCCACCTCCGTCGACCTGCCGCAGTGGCCCGACCGTTTGCGGACGACGCCACGCACCGAATGGGTCCTGGACCTGGCGGAGGGCGCGGGTGCCGCGGACCTCTCCACCGGGCACCGGCGCAACGCCCGCAAGGCGGTCGCAGCGGGCGTGGAGATGGTGGTCCGCCCCGGCGCCGAAGGCCTCGACGCACACCTCGGCTGCTTTGAAAGCTCCATGGACCGGCGGGCCCAGCGCGGGGAGACCGTGCCGTCGGACCTGGGGGACGAGCTGCTGCGCGGCTGGCTGGAGACGGGCGCCGCCGAGCTGGTGCAGGCCGTACGGGAAGGACAGGTGCTGTCCTCCATCCTGGCGCTGCGCAGCCCGGCCGGCGCCTACTACCAGTCGTCGGGGACCACGGAGGAGGGGCGCGAGCTGGGGGCCAGCCCCTTCCTGGTCGCCGCCTTCGCGGAACGGCTCGCGGGCGAGGGGGTGACACGCTTCAACCTGGGCGGCGCCCACGACGACAATCCCGGGCTGCAACGCTTCAAGCGCGGCTTCGGTGCGCGCGCCGTCCCGCTGGAGTCGGGCCGCTTCTCGACAGCGTCCGGGGGCCTGCACAAGTTGTGGGAGCTCGGCCGCCGTGCGCGCGCGGCCTTCCGGGCCCGCCGCGCGGGCCGTTGA
- a CDS encoding prenyltransferase/squalene oxidase repeat-containing protein, translated as MIRQIVRDMRARRAWAALPDAARSEARRDRETGLLADPGSDWACERATQWLLRAQECSASRDGGIARHYSLVDGWSTSYPETSGYIVPTLFGEADRRRDRHIENAARRVLDWLVSIQMESGAFQGGVVGARPLVPVTFNTGQILLGLAAGAHRFGGTYKQAMRRAADWLVQTQDPDGAWRTHPTPFAARGEKTYETHVSWGLLEAARVDPARGYTEAALRQVRWAVRHQQENGWFELCCLDRPHAPLTHTIGYAFRGVIEAYRHSGERDLLVAAQRTADGVLAAQRPDGSIGGRLDADWASVVDWVCLTGVVQIAAGWLLLWKETGDERYREAAKAANRYVRRTLRRDVSEDRLGGVKGSFPVDGSYGRFEYLAWAPKFLIDSLRLEQQMEQVARLAPTPVQERVVLRVG; from the coding sequence GTGATTCGTCAGATCGTACGTGACATGAGGGCGCGGCGGGCATGGGCCGCCCTGCCCGATGCGGCGCGCAGCGAAGCACGCCGGGACCGCGAGACGGGGCTGCTGGCCGATCCCGGATCGGACTGGGCCTGCGAGCGCGCCACGCAATGGCTGCTACGCGCGCAGGAGTGCTCCGCCTCCCGGGATGGGGGCATCGCCCGCCACTACTCGCTGGTGGACGGCTGGAGCACCTCCTATCCGGAGACCAGCGGCTACATCGTCCCCACGCTGTTCGGCGAGGCCGATCGGCGCCGCGACCGCCACATCGAGAACGCCGCCCGCCGGGTACTCGACTGGCTCGTTTCGATTCAGATGGAGTCCGGGGCGTTCCAGGGCGGGGTCGTCGGAGCCCGACCGTTGGTGCCGGTCACCTTCAACACGGGTCAGATCCTGCTGGGGCTGGCCGCGGGGGCCCACCGCTTCGGGGGCACCTACAAGCAGGCCATGCGCCGAGCCGCGGACTGGCTGGTGCAGACGCAGGATCCGGACGGGGCCTGGCGGACCCATCCGACCCCCTTCGCGGCGCGCGGGGAGAAGACCTACGAGACCCACGTCTCCTGGGGACTGCTGGAGGCCGCCCGGGTGGATCCGGCGCGGGGCTACACCGAGGCCGCGCTACGCCAGGTGCGCTGGGCGGTCCGCCACCAGCAGGAGAACGGCTGGTTCGAGCTCTGCTGCCTCGACCGCCCGCATGCGCCGCTCACCCACACCATCGGCTACGCGTTCCGGGGCGTGATCGAGGCCTATCGGCACAGCGGGGAGCGGGACCTCCTCGTGGCGGCGCAGCGGACGGCGGATGGCGTGCTCGCGGCTCAACGGCCGGACGGCTCGATCGGTGGCCGGCTGGACGCGGACTGGGCGTCCGTGGTCGACTGGGTCTGCCTGACCGGTGTGGTACAGATCGCCGCCGGCTGGCTGCTGCTGTGGAAGGAGACCGGCGACGAGCGCTACCGGGAGGCGGCCAAGGCCGCCAACCGCTACGTGCGCCGGACGCTGCGTCGGGACGTGTCCGAGGACCGGCTCGGCGGCGTGAAGGGCTCCTTCCCGGTGGACGGCTCGTACGGCCGGTTCGAGTATCTGGCGTGGGCGCCCAAGTTCCTGATCGACTCGCTGCGGCTCGAGCAGCAGATGGAGCAGGTCGCGCGCCTCGCGCCGACGCCCGTCCAGGAGCGCGTCGTCCTCCGGGTCGGTTGA
- a CDS encoding 5'-nucleotidase: MRRPLIPLLVVLLAACGGSAPGTRAPLDATASGSFQEVDAALPDDPVLEALVAPFRVRLDERLSEVLAQAEDRIVKARPEGALGALATDAMLAAARRRTDHPVDAALLNDGGLRAPIPRGPVTLARIYEVFPFENTLVLLQLTGVQMEALADQIAARGGHPVAGLTFRMEGREPDAIQVQVDGAAVEPGRTYWLVTADFVANGGDGFTTLEDPVAREDLGVLVRDAITEHVRELGTLTAAPPGRIRMAGR, encoded by the coding sequence ATGCGCAGGCCACTCATCCCGCTCCTGGTGGTCCTCCTGGCCGCCTGTGGAGGCTCCGCCCCGGGGACCCGCGCGCCCCTGGACGCCACCGCCTCGGGCTCGTTCCAGGAGGTCGATGCCGCGCTCCCGGACGACCCCGTGCTGGAGGCCCTGGTGGCCCCCTTCCGCGTACGCCTCGACGAGCGCCTCTCGGAGGTGCTGGCCCAGGCCGAGGATCGCATCGTGAAGGCCCGCCCCGAAGGAGCGCTCGGGGCCCTGGCCACGGACGCCATGTTGGCGGCCGCGCGCCGGCGCACGGATCACCCGGTCGACGCCGCCCTCCTCAACGACGGCGGCCTGCGTGCGCCCATCCCGCGAGGCCCGGTCACGCTCGCCCGCATCTACGAGGTCTTCCCGTTCGAGAACACGCTCGTGCTCCTGCAGCTCACCGGCGTGCAGATGGAGGCGCTGGCCGACCAGATCGCCGCCCGCGGCGGCCACCCGGTGGCGGGGCTCACGTTCCGCATGGAAGGCCGTGAGCCCGACGCCATCCAGGTCCAGGTGGACGGTGCGGCGGTGGAGCCGGGTCGCACGTATTGGCTGGTGACGGCCGACTTCGTGGCCAACGGTGGCGACGGCTTCACCACGCTGGAGGACCCGGTCGCGCGCGAGGACCTGGGTGTGCTCGTGCGCGACGCCATCACCGAGCATGTGCGCGAGCTGGGCACGCTCACGGCGGCCCCACCGGGCCGCATCCGGATGGCCGGCCGATGA